Proteins from one Polynucleobacter wuianus genomic window:
- a CDS encoding peptidylprolyl isomerase has translation MTLYRISLKSFFCTIFLLGVSAIFGYAGAQDVSKANVVTDSKIRNIDGVAAVVNTGYVTRKEIDDRIAALKKQGATLPDDGSLRKMILERLIIEKIQLQNAEQEGIVVTNKELDKIIADIADKNKISVAEFKAKVIASGSTFEKYRQLLRDDVILSRYREREVEGKIKISDAEIDNFISERTRAMNGGGVQRSAPAAKGEPEEIDVAQIFIPIDSSAGVGSQAEAKKKADQLLRDAKGDVDFLQLGAMAAKENPKIKFQDLGYRTPDRLPQLFYEAIRNTGGGQVANIVVKSPAGYHVLKVLDRRAVVTGTNPQPQATPQETSSAAPQNILITQTMARHILLRNRAGLNDQDAERRLAGYRDQVRAKTADFGELAKKFSEDGSASNGGNLGWMGPGDLVPEFEQAMNRLQIGEVSNPVKTEFGWHLIQVLERREAQLTVEKQRQFARAAIRERKFEQAYQDWLRELRDTATVKILNVDDAAASAPR, from the coding sequence ATGACGCTTTACAGAATTAGCTTGAAATCATTTTTTTGCACCATATTCTTGTTGGGTGTATCCGCTATATTTGGTTATGCAGGAGCGCAAGATGTGTCAAAAGCGAATGTAGTAACCGATAGCAAGATTCGTAATATTGATGGCGTTGCTGCCGTAGTCAATACTGGTTATGTAACGCGCAAAGAAATTGACGATCGAATTGCTGCGCTAAAAAAACAGGGGGCAACGCTTCCAGATGATGGCTCTTTGCGAAAGATGATTCTTGAGCGCTTGATTATTGAAAAAATTCAACTTCAGAATGCTGAGCAAGAGGGTATTGTCGTAACCAATAAAGAGCTCGATAAAATCATCGCTGATATTGCTGACAAAAATAAAATTAGTGTTGCCGAGTTCAAGGCTAAAGTCATTGCGTCTGGAAGTACCTTTGAGAAATATAGGCAGCTATTACGTGATGATGTGATTCTCTCGCGATATCGTGAGCGAGAAGTTGAGGGAAAGATCAAGATTTCAGATGCTGAAATTGATAATTTTATCTCTGAAAGAACTCGTGCCATGAATGGTGGCGGTGTTCAGCGTTCAGCTCCGGCGGCAAAGGGTGAGCCAGAAGAGATAGATGTAGCACAGATTTTTATACCAATTGATTCCTCTGCTGGTGTAGGCTCTCAGGCAGAAGCCAAAAAGAAGGCGGATCAATTACTGCGTGACGCTAAAGGCGATGTTGATTTTCTGCAGCTTGGCGCTATGGCGGCAAAAGAAAATCCTAAGATTAAATTTCAAGATTTAGGTTATCGCACTCCAGATAGGCTCCCCCAATTATTCTATGAAGCTATTCGAAATACCGGGGGTGGTCAGGTTGCAAATATTGTTGTCAAAAGCCCCGCGGGTTATCACGTGCTTAAGGTATTGGACCGTCGTGCAGTAGTGACAGGTACAAATCCACAACCACAGGCCACTCCACAAGAAACTTCATCAGCTGCGCCACAAAATATTCTTATTACCCAAACGATGGCCCGTCATATCTTATTGCGTAATCGTGCCGGCTTAAATGATCAGGATGCAGAGCGTCGTCTTGCCGGCTATCGTGATCAGGTACGCGCAAAGACTGCAGATTTCGGTGAGCTTGCTAAGAAGTTCTCGGAAGATGGTTCGGCTTCAAACGGGGGAAATCTTGGCTGGATGGGGCCTGGCGACCTAGTTCCTGAATTTGAGCAGGCCATGAATCGCCTCCAGATTGGTGAAGTCAGTAATCCCGTAAAGACTGAATTTGGTTGGCATTTGATTCAGGTGCTGGAGCGACGCGAAGCTCAGCTTACTGTTGAAAAGCAGCGTCAATTTGCCCGTGCTGCTATTCGCGAAAGAAAATTCGAGCAAGCCTATCAAGATTGGTTACGTGAATTAAGAGATACAGCAACGGTAAAAATCTTGAATGTAGATGATGCAGCTGCAAGTGCCCCTCGTTAA